A segment of the Prochlorococcus marinus str. MIT 9215 genome:
ATAAGTTGATAGGCAATTTCCTTAGCTTTATTAATTGGGATTGCGAAACTCAAACCTGCTCCTGGGCCTGATCTTATCAAGGTATTAATACCAATTACTTCTCCATCGCTATTTAATAGTGGACCTCCAGAATTGCCAGGATTAATAGCAGCATCTGTTTGTATCAGTTCAAGTTTTTTATCATATATTCCCAATTGAGTGACGTTTCTATTTAGATTACTAATAATACCAAGCGTAACTGTGTTTTCAAGTCCGAATGGATTTCCAACGGCTATAGCCCAATCACCAACTTTTATCTTGGTTGAATCACCCAATTTTGCTTTTGGCCAAGGTCCTTTTCCTTCAATTTTTAGCACAGCTAAATCAGTAAAAAAGTCTTGCCCTATAAGTTTTGCGTTTAATTTTTTGCCATTGGTTAAACCAACAATCACTTTATCTGATCCATCTACAACATGAGCATTGGTCATTAACAGTCCATCGGCAAATATAAATCCACTTCCTTGGCTTTGCTCTATCCTTTGTCGATTATCGTAAGGCAGATCTAATCCAAAAAATCTTTCAAAGTATGGATCTGGAAATAGTTGAGGATTTCTTGGATATTTTCTTTTTCTAATATATCGTTGAGTATCAATTGTCACTACGGCTGCGCCTGTCCTTTCTACAGCTTTGGTTATGAAAGATTTTTTTGAATATAAGTTAATTTCATTAATTTTTGGTTTACTTAATGATTGGGATAATATTTTTGAGGAAGTTGTAATTCCCAGAGTAATTAATGAAGAGATTAGTAATAGCTTTCGGATGTGGCTTTTCAATTTTAATTTTGTTAAGTTCTTCGAAAGATTTAACACACTTTATATAGTATAACTTTAATGTACTATTAAAAATTTAAATTAGCATAGAAAATAATTTATTAAACTAAATTAGCTAAATTTCTTTTTTTCGGGCTATGATATTGAGAAATATAAATAATTAATTTATAAGTTT
Coding sequences within it:
- a CDS encoding trypsin-like peptidase domain-containing protein, which gives rise to MKSHIRKLLLISSLITLGITTSSKILSQSLSKPKINEINLYSKKSFITKAVERTGAAVVTIDTQRYIRKRKYPRNPQLFPDPYFERFFGLDLPYDNRQRIEQSQGSGFIFADGLLMTNAHVVDGSDKVIVGLTNGKKLNAKLIGQDFFTDLAVLKIEGKGPWPKAKLGDSTKIKVGDWAIAVGNPFGLENTVTLGIISNLNRNVTQLGIYDKKLELIQTDAAINPGNSGGPLLNSDGEVIGINTLIRSGPGAGLSFAIPINKAKEIAYQLIKNGKVIHPMIGISLIEESNSERKDNAVKVGYIVPNSPADKSGIKIDDILIKVGNKNIETAADVIDQISKNGIKKQVNILLKRRNKFIKLKVIPTDITNLQNN